A stretch of Blastocatellia bacterium DNA encodes these proteins:
- a CDS encoding response regulator, translated as MKTILVAVRDESLLTIISEVLSTVAAEMQTEIDPTLEKIEETMPALIIVDYTEHPEKVDDLFRQVIENVTTTTIPFMFIIPESGKWSEIEDFRLGFDTKVSRERPKLGIQLRVQAILKKTRTDEVANSKTKDLQQIVQSIIKKTKGVGEDTGSYLAAKPLIQRPKLLIAEDEPLTRDVLQAALEEEYDLVFAFDGSKGYELALRELPDLIISDYMMPIMDGMQLLQKVRSHPELKSIPFLFLTAKSSTDDKIEGLEQGASEYLSKPFSVRELQLRVRRLVEDAQYRRGTSGALQGQLSEVALPDILHIINNNRKSGELVINTSFLRDPVHIYFQEGNIINASYGKNSGLKAFFRSLTLEQGSFTFETKVCNVKSLIKDRMENLLLEGYRQMDEFEMLRTKFSSGLDAHLRPGTEKAVQSGLSNVDAIVLFAIGAQATVQEVLEKVAFTDFEVMESIINLLDARLITTD; from the coding sequence ATGAAGACAATTCTAGTAGCAGTACGCGATGAATCACTACTTACAATTATTAGTGAAGTCTTAAGCACTGTTGCTGCGGAAATGCAAACAGAAATTGATCCAACATTAGAAAAAATTGAAGAAACAATGCCTGCTTTAATTATAGTTGATTATACTGAACATCCAGAAAAAGTAGATGATTTATTTAGACAAGTTATTGAAAATGTTACTACTACAACTATTCCATTTATGTTTATTATCCCAGAATCAGGTAAATGGAGTGAAATAGAAGATTTTCGCTTAGGATTTGATACTAAAGTTTCAAGAGAAAGACCTAAATTAGGTATTCAACTACGTGTCCAAGCAATTCTAAAGAAAACCCGTACAGATGAAGTAGCTAATAGTAAAACAAAAGATTTACAACAAATTGTACAGTCAATCATTAAAAAAACTAAAGGTGTGGGTGAAGACACAGGTAGCTATTTAGCTGCTAAACCTTTAATACAACGTCCAAAACTATTGATTGCTGAAGATGAACCATTAACACGGGATGTTTTGCAAGCAGCCTTAGAAGAAGAATATGACCTAGTTTTTGCTTTTGATGGAAGTAAAGGCTATGAACTAGCTTTAAGAGAATTACCAGATTTAATTATTTCTGATTATATGATGCCCATTATGGATGGTATGCAGCTACTACAAAAAGTTCGTAGCCATCCAGAACTTAAAAGCATCCCTTTTCTTTTCCTAACTGCTAAAAGCAGCACCGACGATAAAATAGAAGGGCTAGAACAAGGTGCTAGTGAATATTTAAGTAAGCCTTTCTCTGTACGTGAACTACAATTAAGAGTTAGACGATTAGTTGAAGATGCTCAATATCGTCGTGGTACTTCAGGAGCTTTACAAGGCCAACTTTCTGAAGTAGCACTCCCAGATATATTACACATAATTAATAACAACCGAAAAAGTGGTGAGCTAGTAATTAATACTAGTTTTTTACGTGATCCAGTTCATATTTACTTTCAAGAAGGAAATATTATCAATGCTTCTTATGGAAAAAATTCTGGCTTAAAAGCTTTTTTTCGATCATTAACCTTAGAACAAGGCAGTTTCACTTTTGAAACTAAGGTATGTAATGTTAAGTCATTGATTAAAGATCGTATGGAAAACCTTTTATTAGAAGGTTATCGCCAAATGGATGAATTTGAGATGTTAAGAACTAAATTTTCTTCTGGCCTAGATGCTCACCTTAGACCAGGTACGGAAAAGGCTGTTCAATCAGGTCTCTCTAATGTTGATGCTATTGTACTTTTTGCCATTGGCGCACAAGCAACAGTTCAAGAAGTTTTAGAAAAAGTTGCTTTTACAGATTTTGAAGTAATGGAAAGTATTATTAACCTTCTTGACGCTAGATTAATTACCACAGATTAA
- a CDS encoding GAF domain-containing protein, with translation MSRTEDFVRSLLPARQSTLPSPSKIFSEAVILLGQDFSASRVVIFTIQKGRAGAKATYEYCANGMSSILGQSFPWEEDYTEELLNSSLPLPVNDIATDKRFNNKKISSDWKITSLMSMPIQLGDTIVGLITIQTEDSRKWEISEISHFAHLISGLSYILELIRPYAELRKQFDRYLLVNELARQFTLINNVSDLFHTLVVELRRILAFDFVSLNIIDETTGRLLNTEQARYSTGRFQFGHFLPASYSIPGWCVANWRYLIIRNLAKETVLRVRREWLDAGLIGCAAFPLTFADQVIGAILFFTHSKSGFDDTEVQILQQSVEQTSAAIHRVRTVEQLVKNVGIDVQAVRREELIKRISKAIGSQLDWELVLQHAVNELGRHLAVSRCYIILSPQEDETSNIVFEYRAKDISPLTRSVFPIKNNFGLQETISSGEVVMYVDAQSEELLRSIEEYLKDNNVRSTLYYLIATTGDKRAFIGLDQCDRTRTWTKDEQNLVITVSQELAIALEQAELIAKLQRQAEREALLNRLTASIRASLDPKQVLQTTVEELAKTLAIDHCFIGLADSNKKQIVIESEFCATGIKSLQGRAVDRRIFGDNLDWSNSGKFLSVTSSVRFSKEEREKQEQENEAETTESTGDTGLPAAAYVPVYVDKSLIAIIGLKQQGKQRFWKKEEVSLLNAVADQVAVAISQANLLEQSRAQAEKEVLLNQMFKTLADSFNRSEIIEKLVVQLGQSLLVDRCFILLYFEPIYDTSRLHSLEHKSEYLATDISSVKENLEFFHPKLLKWLAKNQRLLVVNDVADYPFAEGKTELINTGVKSLLIVPIVQSGKLIGIMGLHQCEKVRIWQETEIDLVAAIASQTAVAINNAYLFRHIADSQEHWQRTFDSMTDGVALLDQEGKVICVNQALNRLCNPNNEDLVGKHGSKLFSVAPEAYIGFEPIAESLKSSVSMQVEVQDLRSRILRQNIDPILDEKRKVANLILVVRDVTKEREAEKEMAQRNRELSTLNAISEEISKSLEIDKIIISAFAKTVEVMGADTGLVLLLDEMQESLRPVAYHGQQPESILSLITQPNSQRSLIKSAADFKQTYVIENIDKDEMPDPIFRDIAHRLGLRAVLITTLQSKNRGLGLLLVAHRQKHKFQTNEIQLINAIGRQVGVAMENARLVASLQEALQELREANRLKDEFLATLSHELRTPLTSIRGWTELLIEHEGLEEDVYNSLKAVLNNADSLQQLINDLLELSRIENRVLKLEIEPTDINLVVISAVQTVKQMADNRAVIIEQNLTMNLPEISADTNRLQQVFWNLLSNSIKFSRAKGYVKISTSYNDKWIEVRVEDNGIGIEPTFLPLVFERFRQADSSSTRRYGGLGIGLSLVKSLVEVHGGEVQAESAGKDQGSTFVVRLPISPQSIIIENRDKQFDGVKISSNQPRILIIEDLEDSLRVLTSIIERQGHEILTARSTEAGLRMAERFLPKVVLMDVNMPGRNPYDVMLELRKSSELANIQVIAISGFLAENERQKILSTGFAGLITKPFRRSELITLINNTLTPNKID, from the coding sequence ATGAGCAGAACAGAGGATTTTGTACGTAGTTTACTACCAGCTAGGCAAAGCACTTTGCCTAGCCCATCAAAAATTTTCTCTGAAGCAGTTATTTTACTTGGGCAAGATTTTTCTGCTTCTAGGGTAGTGATTTTTACTATACAAAAAGGCCGCGCAGGGGCTAAAGCAACTTATGAGTATTGTGCTAATGGGATGAGTTCTATTTTAGGACAATCTTTTCCCTGGGAAGAAGATTATACAGAAGAATTACTAAATTCTTCTTTACCACTGCCTGTAAATGATATTGCTACAGATAAACGTTTTAACAACAAAAAAATAAGTTCTGATTGGAAGATAACTTCTTTAATGTCTATGCCTATTCAATTAGGCGATACAATTGTTGGACTAATTACTATACAAACTGAAGATTCTCGTAAATGGGAAATAAGCGAAATTTCCCATTTTGCCCATTTAATAAGTGGTCTATCTTATATTTTAGAACTAATTCGTCCTTATGCTGAATTACGCAAACAATTTGATAGGTATTTACTAGTTAATGAACTAGCTAGACAGTTTACACTAATTAATAATGTGTCAGATTTATTTCATACTCTAGTGGTAGAGTTAAGACGAATATTAGCTTTTGATTTTGTTAGTCTAAATATTATTGATGAAACTACAGGTCGTTTACTTAATACAGAACAGGCACGCTATAGTACAGGAAGGTTTCAATTTGGGCATTTTCTACCAGCAAGTTATTCAATTCCTGGATGGTGTGTTGCTAATTGGCGATATTTAATTATTCGTAATTTAGCTAAAGAGACTGTTTTAAGAGTAAGGCGAGAATGGCTAGATGCGGGGTTAATTGGTTGTGCTGCTTTTCCATTAACTTTTGCTGATCAAGTTATAGGAGCGATTTTATTTTTTACTCATTCTAAATCTGGATTTGATGATACAGAAGTACAAATTTTGCAGCAGTCTGTTGAGCAAACCTCAGCCGCAATTCATCGAGTACGTACCGTAGAACAACTAGTAAAAAATGTAGGAATTGATGTTCAAGCAGTCAGAAGAGAAGAGTTAATTAAAAGAATTAGTAAAGCTATTGGTTCACAGCTAGATTGGGAATTAGTTCTTCAACATGCTGTTAATGAACTTGGACGACATTTAGCCGTTAGCCGGTGTTATATTATTTTGTCTCCTCAAGAGGATGAAACTAGCAATATTGTTTTTGAATATCGTGCTAAAGATATATCCCCATTAACACGATCTGTTTTTCCAATAAAAAATAATTTTGGACTACAAGAAACCATTTCTAGTGGCGAAGTTGTAATGTATGTTGATGCACAAAGTGAAGAATTACTTAGATCTATAGAAGAATATCTTAAAGATAATAATGTACGATCTACTTTATATTACTTAATAGCAACAACAGGTGATAAACGAGCTTTTATTGGGCTAGATCAGTGTGATCGAACTCGGACATGGACAAAAGATGAGCAGAATTTAGTTATAACAGTTTCTCAAGAACTAGCTATAGCTTTAGAGCAAGCAGAACTAATTGCTAAACTACAAAGGCAAGCTGAAAGGGAAGCATTATTAAATAGGCTTACAGCATCAATACGAGCTTCTTTAGACCCAAAACAAGTTTTGCAAACTACAGTAGAAGAACTAGCAAAAACCTTAGCTATAGATCATTGTTTTATTGGATTAGCTGATAGCAACAAAAAGCAAATAGTTATTGAAAGTGAATTTTGTGCTACAGGAATAAAATCTTTGCAAGGACGAGCAGTTGATAGAAGAATTTTTGGAGATAATTTAGATTGGTCAAATAGTGGTAAATTTCTTTCTGTTACTAGTTCTGTAAGGTTTTCTAAAGAAGAGAGAGAAAAACAAGAGCAAGAAAATGAAGCAGAGACAACAGAATCAACAGGCGATACAGGGTTGCCGGCTGCGGCTTATGTTCCGGTTTATGTAGATAAAAGCTTAATTGCCATAATTGGGCTAAAACAACAGGGTAAACAACGTTTTTGGAAAAAAGAAGAAGTAAGTTTGCTTAATGCAGTTGCTGATCAAGTAGCAGTAGCGATTAGCCAGGCAAATCTTCTAGAGCAAAGTCGCGCACAAGCTGAAAAAGAAGTTTTGTTAAATCAGATGTTTAAGACCCTGGCAGACTCTTTTAATCGTAGTGAAATAATTGAAAAATTAGTTGTACAACTAGGACAATCTTTGCTTGTTGACCGGTGTTTTATACTACTTTATTTTGAGCCAATTTATGATACATCACGTCTTCATAGTTTAGAGCATAAAAGCGAATATTTAGCCACAGATATTTCTTCTGTAAAAGAGAATTTAGAGTTTTTTCATCCTAAACTCCTAAAATGGTTAGCCAAAAATCAACGTTTATTAGTAGTTAATGATGTTGCAGATTATCCTTTTGCTGAAGGTAAAACAGAACTAATTAATACAGGTGTAAAGTCTTTATTAATAGTCCCAATTGTTCAATCTGGAAAACTTATAGGTATTATGGGTCTTCATCAGTGCGAAAAAGTGCGTATTTGGCAAGAAACAGAGATTGACTTAGTTGCTGCAATTGCATCACAAACCGCAGTAGCAATAAATAATGCTTATCTATTTCGTCATATTGCTGATAGTCAAGAACATTGGCAGCGAACCTTTGATTCTATGACAGATGGCGTAGCACTGTTGGATCAAGAAGGAAAAGTAATTTGTGTTAACCAGGCATTAAACCGGCTTTGTAATCCTAATAATGAAGATTTGGTAGGAAAACATGGATCAAAGCTCTTTTCTGTTGCTCCTGAAGCTTATATTGGATTTGAACCTATTGCAGAATCATTAAAATCTAGTGTTAGTATGCAGGTGGAAGTTCAAGATTTGCGAAGTCGTATTTTAAGACAAAATATTGACCCTATTTTGGATGAAAAACGCAAAGTTGCCAACCTGATTTTAGTAGTAAGAGATGTTACTAAGGAAAGAGAAGCAGAAAAAGAGATGGCTCAGCGTAACCGTGAACTATCTACGCTAAATGCTATATCTGAAGAAATTAGTAAATCGCTAGAAATAGATAAAATTATTATTAGTGCTTTTGCTAAAACTGTTGAAGTGATGGGAGCCGATACAGGACTAGTTTTATTGTTAGATGAAATGCAAGAATCCTTACGACCTGTTGCCTATCATGGGCAACAGCCAGAATCAATTCTATCTTTAATCACCCAACCTAATAGTCAAAGAAGTTTGATTAAATCCGCAGCAGATTTTAAACAAACTTATGTAATAGAAAATATTGATAAAGATGAGATGCCAGATCCAATTTTTAGAGATATTGCTCATCGTTTAGGCTTGCGAGCAGTTTTAATTACTACTTTACAATCTAAAAATCGTGGTTTAGGACTACTTTTAGTTGCTCATCGTCAAAAACATAAGTTTCAAACCAATGAAATTCAATTAATTAATGCAATTGGTCGTCAAGTTGGCGTAGCAATGGAAAATGCTAGATTAGTTGCGAGTTTACAAGAAGCTCTACAAGAACTTAGAGAGGCTAACCGATTAAAAGATGAATTTCTTGCTACACTCTCTCATGAACTACGTACACCTCTAACTTCTATTCGTGGTTGGACAGAATTATTAATTGAACATGAAGGACTTGAGGAAGATGTTTACAATAGCTTAAAAGCTGTTCTAAATAATGCTGATTCACTTCAACAACTAATCAATGATTTATTAGAATTATCAAGAATTGAAAACCGAGTATTAAAACTAGAAATTGAGCCAACAGATATAAATCTAGTAGTAATTTCTGCTGTGCAAACAGTAAAACAAATGGCAGATAACCGAGCAGTTATAATTGAGCAGAATTTAACCATGAACTTGCCTGAAATAAGTGCTGATACTAACAGACTTCAACAAGTATTTTGGAATTTGCTATCTAATTCAATAAAATTTTCTCGTGCTAAGGGATATGTAAAAATTAGCACTTCTTACAATGATAAGTGGATAGAAGTAAGAGTAGAAGATAATGGTATAGGTATAGAACCAACTTTCCTACCTTTAGTTTTTGAACGCTTTCGTCAGGCTGATAGCTCATCTACCCGTCGTTACGGTGGTTTAGGTATAGGTTTATCTCTAGTAAAATCTCTAGTAGAAGTTCACGGGGGTGAAGTTCAAGCTGAAAGTGCTGGAAAGGATCAAGGTAGTACTTTTGTTGTACGTCTACCAATCTCACCACAAAGTATTATAATTGAAAATAGAGATAAACAATTTGATGGGGTAAAGATCTCTAGCAATCAACCGAGAATTTTAATAATTGAAGATTTAGAGGATAGTTTAAGGGTTTTGACTTCTATTATAGAACGTCAAGGTCATGAAATTTTAACTGCTCGTAGTACTGAAGCAGGTTTAAGAATGGCTGAAAGATTTTTGCCTAAAGTAGTTTTAATGGATGTTAATATGCCTGGGCGTAATCCTTATGATGTTATGCTAGAACTTCGTAAGTCTTCAGAATTAGCAAATATACAGGTAATAGCTATTTCTGGCTTTTTGGCAGAAAATGAGCGTCAAAAAATTCTTTCTACAGGCTTTGCAGGCTTAATTACTAAACCTTTCCGACGAAGCGAGTTAATAACATTAATCAATAATACACTAACTCCAAATAAAATAGATTAA
- a CDS encoding signal peptidase I, producing the protein MQTYSKTKPKSIREIGLTLPNILEIARQELAKKRPFRMQVSGNSMTPNICDGDFVTVEAVGLQKIHVGDIILFASISNTALVHRITKVEVRSGVSYLTTCGDASSYDDVSIPQSNVLGRVTLIERKDKLINLNNPFTRLLSRLFTLLNRLKQRSKKD; encoded by the coding sequence ATGCAAACTTATAGCAAGACAAAACCCAAATCTATCCGAGAAATTGGTCTCACCTTACCAAATATTTTAGAAATAGCTCGTCAGGAATTAGCTAAAAAGCGTCCTTTTCGTATGCAAGTTTCTGGCAATAGTATGACACCTAATATTTGTGATGGTGATTTTGTTACTGTAGAAGCAGTTGGTCTACAAAAAATTCATGTTGGAGATATTATCTTATTTGCTAGTATAAGTAATACTGCATTAGTCCATAGAATTACTAAAGTTGAAGTTCGTAGTGGAGTAAGTTATCTTACCACTTGTGGAGATGCTTCTAGTTATGATGATGTCTCTATTCCACAATCAAATGTACTAGGTCGAGTGACTTTAATTGAACGAAAAGATAAATTAATAAATCTTAATAATCCTTTTACTAGATTACTATCTCGGTTATTTACTTTATTGAATAGATTAAAACAACGTTCAAAAAAAGATTAA
- a CDS encoding MBL fold metallo-hydrolase, with protein sequence MRVHHLNCATMCPYSSYLVNGPSYDNTSNIDSKKLPFLTLLGITSATKYGFFSPGEMVCHCLLIETNEGLILVDTGIGLQDIEKPTVRLGKFFVAAVRPKLDREETAAQQILKLGFKLEDVKHIFVTHLDLDHAGGLSDFPKAKVHVFETEYKAAMNPISLKEKNRYRSLQWEHKPDWAIHSLEKGETWFGFDKVQTLVNNETEILLVPLVGHSRGHCAIAVKTKENWLLHCGDGYFFHGEMSPSGYHCTPGLWLFQNIVQVDPEARINNQERLRRLVQSHSNEVKVFCAHDKVELTNFQNGK encoded by the coding sequence ATGCGTGTTCATCACTTAAATTGTGCTACCATGTGTCCCTATAGTTCTTACTTAGTTAATGGCCCTAGTTATGATAATACTAGCAATATAGATAGTAAAAAATTACCTTTTTTAACATTATTAGGTATAACTTCTGCTACTAAATATGGGTTTTTCTCTCCAGGTGAAATGGTATGTCATTGTTTATTAATTGAAACTAATGAAGGATTAATATTAGTTGATACTGGAATAGGTTTGCAAGATATTGAAAAACCAACAGTTAGACTAGGTAAGTTTTTTGTAGCAGCAGTAAGACCTAAATTAGATAGAGAAGAAACCGCTGCTCAACAAATTCTTAAACTAGGTTTTAAGCTAGAAGATGTTAAACATATTTTTGTTACCCACCTAGATCTTGACCATGCAGGGGGACTTTCAGACTTTCCAAAAGCTAAAGTGCATGTTTTTGAGACCGAATATAAAGCCGCTATGAACCCAATTAGCTTAAAAGAAAAAAATCGCTATCGCTCGCTTCAGTGGGAACATAAGCCTGATTGGGCAATACATTCTTTAGAAAAGGGCGAAACCTGGTTTGGATTTGATAAAGTACAAACTTTAGTAAATAATGAGACAGAAATATTACTAGTACCATTAGTTGGGCATAGTCGCGGGCATTGTGCTATTGCTGTTAAAACAAAGGAAAATTGGTTGCTACATTGTGGAGATGGATATTTTTTTCATGGAGAAATGTCTCCAAGCGGCTATCATTGCACTCCAGGATTATGGCTTTTTCAAAATATTGTTCAAGTAGATCCTGAAGCTAGAATAAATAATCAAGAGCGCTTACGTAGACTTGTACAATCTCATTCTAATGAAGTAAAAGTGTTTTGTGCGCATGACAAGGTAGAATTAACTAACTTTCAAAATGGAAAATAG
- the uppP gene encoding undecaprenyl-diphosphatase UppP codes for MTFWQALLLGIIQGLTEFLPISSTAHMTLTGKLLGTMDKLSPEQWTAFMAVIQLGTLLAVLVYFAPDLITITREFFVGNLYYLKGRDMILSPDARLGWYIIIGSIPIVVSGLLFKKTIEGVFTKNLYVIAGSLIVWAIFLSLAELHGRRIRTVEQLTIFDTIFIGIAQAFALIPGSSRSGTTITAGLFMGLTRESAARFSFLLSIPSIFGAGVYELYKYRQELVGQMNTSVIVATIAAAIVGYISIELLMRYLQTHTTYVFVGYRITLGIIILTLVLTKVINA; via the coding sequence ATGACTTTTTGGCAAGCTTTACTATTAGGTATTATTCAAGGTTTAACCGAATTTCTACCTATCAGTAGCACCGCACATATGACACTAACTGGTAAATTACTTGGAACAATGGATAAGCTTTCTCCAGAACAATGGACAGCTTTTATGGCTGTAATACAACTAGGGACATTACTTGCAGTGCTTGTATATTTTGCTCCAGATCTAATTACTATAACTAGGGAGTTTTTTGTTGGTAATTTATATTATCTAAAAGGTCGTGACATGATCCTTAGTCCAGATGCAAGACTTGGCTGGTATATTATTATTGGCTCAATTCCTATTGTAGTATCTGGTTTATTATTTAAGAAAACTATAGAAGGTGTTTTTACTAAAAATTTATATGTTATTGCAGGTAGCCTAATTGTTTGGGCTATATTTCTTTCTTTAGCTGAATTACACGGCAGACGTATCCGCACTGTAGAACAATTAACTATATTTGATACTATTTTTATTGGAATTGCACAAGCTTTTGCTTTAATTCCTGGCTCATCTCGTTCAGGTACAACAATTACAGCAGGGCTTTTTATGGGTTTAACTCGTGAGTCTGCTGCACGCTTTTCATTTCTTTTAAGTATTCCTTCTATTTTTGGTGCAGGAGTTTATGAACTTTATAAATATAGACAAGAATTAGTTGGACAAATGAATACTTCTGTAATAGTTGCAACAATTGCAGCCGCAATTGTTGGATATATTAGCATTGAATTACTAATGCGTTATTTGCAAACTCATACAACTTATGTATTTGTTGGTTATAGAATTACATTAGGAATAATAATTTTAACTTTGGTACTCACAAAAGTAATCAATGCTTAA
- the hutU gene encoding urocanate hydratase, with amino-acid sequence MQEIRAAHGNKLQCKGWHQEAALRMLMNNLDPNVAEKPEDLIVYGGVGKAARNWACYQAIVKSLINLEDDETLLVQSGKPVAIFRTHEYAPRVLIANSNLVGNWANWDEFHRLEKLGLMMYGQMTAGSWIYIGTQGIVQGTFETFASVADKHFGGSLKGKLVVSGGIGGMGGAQPLAAVMNGAAFLGIDVDPSRIEKRIQTRYCDQISYSLDEALDLVLTAKAQGQALSVGLVGNCADVLPELVRRGIVPDVLTDQTSAHDALNGYVPNGLSLSEAFALRVENPSEYIKLSQAAMAKHVEAMLELQKMGAVTFDYGNNIRAQAKEQGVSNAFNIPGFVPEYIRPLFCEGKGPFRWVALSGDPADIRRTDDLALELFPENEALARWLRLARERIAFQGLPARICWLGYGERALFAEAMNDLVKQGKLSAPIVIGRDHLDCGSVASPFRETENMKDGSDAISDWPILNALLNTASGASWVSFHHGGGVGIGYSLHAGQVSVADGTALAAKRLNRVLTNDPGIGVARHVDAGYDEAVEVANNKGIKIPLLNQ; translated from the coding sequence ATGCAGGAAATTCGCGCAGCACATGGTAATAAACTTCAATGCAAGGGTTGGCACCAAGAAGCTGCCTTACGTATGTTAATGAATAATCTTGATCCAAATGTAGCCGAAAAACCTGAAGATTTAATTGTTTATGGAGGAGTTGGTAAGGCTGCGCGTAACTGGGCATGTTATCAAGCAATTGTAAAAAGCTTAATTAATTTAGAAGACGATGAAACTTTGTTAGTCCAATCTGGTAAACCTGTAGCCATATTTCGCACTCATGAATATGCTCCAAGGGTTTTAATTGCTAATTCTAATTTAGTTGGTAATTGGGCAAATTGGGATGAATTTCATCGACTAGAAAAACTAGGTTTAATGATGTATGGTCAAATGACCGCAGGAAGCTGGATTTATATAGGGACACAAGGAATTGTACAAGGTACATTTGAAACTTTTGCCTCTGTTGCGGATAAGCATTTTGGAGGTAGTCTTAAAGGTAAATTAGTAGTTTCTGGCGGTATTGGTGGAATGGGTGGCGCACAACCTTTAGCAGCAGTAATGAATGGAGCAGCTTTTTTAGGTATAGATGTTGATCCATCAAGAATAGAAAAGCGCATTCAAACCCGTTATTGTGATCAAATTTCCTATTCTTTAGATGAAGCCTTAGATTTAGTTTTAACAGCTAAAGCCCAAGGTCAAGCTTTATCAGTTGGCTTAGTTGGAAATTGTGCTGATGTTTTACCAGAACTTGTAAGACGTGGCATTGTTCCAGATGTGCTAACAGATCAAACTAGTGCGCATGATGCTCTAAATGGCTATGTTCCCAATGGTTTGAGTTTGTCAGAAGCTTTTGCTTTACGTGTAGAAAATCCAAGCGAATATATAAAACTCTCTCAAGCTGCAATGGCTAAACACGTTGAAGCAATGCTAGAGCTACAAAAAATGGGTGCAGTAACTTTTGATTATGGCAATAACATTCGCGCTCAGGCTAAAGAACAAGGTGTAAGCAATGCTTTTAATATACCTGGATTTGTACCTGAATATATTCGTCCGCTATTTTGTGAAGGAAAAGGGCCTTTTCGCTGGGTAGCTCTCTCAGGGGATCCGGCTGATATTCGTCGCACAGATGATTTAGCCCTAGAACTTTTTCCAGAAAATGAAGCTCTAGCACGTTGGCTACGTTTAGCGCGTGAAAGAATCGCTTTCCAAGGTCTTCCTGCAAGAATTTGTTGGCTAGGTTATGGCGAACGCGCTTTATTTGCTGAAGCAATGAATGACCTAGTTAAACAAGGAAAACTTTCTGCCCCAATAGTTATTGGGCGAGATCATTTAGATTGCGGATCGGTTGCCTCTCCTTTTAGAGAAACTGAAAATATGAAAGATGGATCTGATGCAATTTCTGACTGGCCCATATTAAATGCTTTGCTAAATACGGCTTCTGGTGCTAGCTGGGTGTCATTTCATCATGGCGGTGGAGTTGGTATAGGTTATAGTCTACACGCAGGCCAAGTAAGTGTTGCTGATGGGACTGCCCTGGCCGCTAAACGTCTTAACCGTGTTCTTACTAATGACCCTGGCATAGGGGTTGCACGTCATGTTGATGCTGGTTATGATGAAGCCGTTGAAGTTGCTAATAATAAAGGCATAAAAATCCCTTTACTAAATCAATGA
- a CDS encoding YraN family protein — translation MSTQILGKKGEEIAKDFLKKEGYKIVVTNFIVYLRRSLSGQPITGEIDIIAYDEDVLCFIEVKTRSSDFLPPEAAVDLRKQLKLKKVAKKYRQLLQLKNIVYRFDVVAIVLMEDKLEIRLEKNFFSNKSKNNFDL, via the coding sequence ATATCTACTCAAATTTTAGGTAAAAAAGGTGAAGAAATAGCAAAAGATTTCTTAAAAAAAGAAGGCTATAAAATTGTTGTAACTAATTTTATAGTATATCTACGTCGTAGTTTATCAGGCCAACCTATCACTGGAGAGATAGATATTATTGCATATGATGAAGATGTACTTTGTTTTATTGAAGTTAAGACTAGAAGCAGCGATTTTTTACCACCAGAAGCAGCAGTTGATTTACGTAAGCAACTAAAACTTAAAAAAGTAGCTAAAAAATATAGACAATTATTACAGCTTAAGAATATAGTTTATCGTTTTGATGTGGTAGCTATTGTGTTAATGGAAGATAAATTAGAGATTAGGTTAGAGAAAAACTTCTTTTCTAATAAAAGCAAAAATAATTTTGATCTGTAA